Genomic segment of Arthrobacter antioxidans:
GACGCCGGGCCGGAGACGCCGTCGACGCATTCGAGCACGTACTGCACGGGATCCGAGGAGGCGTCCTGCTGGACGGAGACGGTCAGCAGGGCGTTCGTCGAGGCCGCCGGCGGGGCCGTGGAAGCCGGTGGAGCGGAGGGCGCCGGGCTGGAGGGAGCGGAAGGCGCCGGGCTGGAGGGAGCGGAAGGCGCCGGGCTGGAGGGCGCTGGACCGGGCGCCGCGCTGTCATCGGGCGTGGGGGTGGAGGACTGCACGGAGGTCTCCTGATCGGTCGGTTCGGGTGCCGGCCCGCCCTGATCGCAGGCCGCGAGGGCGAGGGTGAGCGCCGCGAGGGGGATCAGGGCGCGCCGTGCGGCGGTGCGCGCACGGCCGGCGGTCGGCGTCGGATCGGTGCTGGTCATGGCGTCCCCTTCGGCTGGCTCCCCAGCGTAACGGCTGGCAGTAGCACAACGAGGGACGACGGAGAGGCGTCCCGCCCGGCGCGGCTAGGGAGTGTCCAGCGCGGCGTCGAGAAGACCGAGGAGCCGCGTCCGGAGGGCCTGCGACTCCTCGGCGAAGCCGCGTTGCAGCTGGACGTACTCCGCCTTGCCCTCGGCCGTCTCGATCGCGATGGGCGTGTAGCCCCAGTCCGCGAGGTCGTACGGTGAGGCCCGCATGTCCATGGTCCGGATCCGCCAGGACAGTTCGAAGCAGTCCATGACGATCTCGCTGGGCAGCAGCGGCGTGAGCTTGTATGCCCACTTGTACAGGTCCATGTTGGCGTGGAGGCAGCCCGGTTGCTCGAGGTCCCGCTGCGTCCGGCGCGTGGGCGCGTATTCGTTGAGGGGCACCGCTTCCGGGGTGTAGAAGCGGAAGGCGTCGAAGTGCGTGCAGCGGATGCGCGCGGAGTCGACGACGCCGTCGGTGCCGTCCGCTCCGAGGCGCAGCTGCAGGTACTCGTGGCGTACGCCGTTGACCGCCGACCGGTACGCCATCGCCCACTCGTGCAGGCCGAAGCACCCGAACTGTGCGGGCCGGGCCGCGGTCCGCGCGAGGATCAGCCGGGCGAAGTCGATCGCCTCGCGCCGCTCCGCGGCGAAGCGCCGGGCGTCCACCCGGACCCCGTCGTCGTCGGTGGCGTAGTACTTCCAGCCGACCCGCTCGAGCGCGGCCGGACCCGTCAGGACGACGGCGGCGCCCGGGTGCCAGCGCATGAGCTGGCCGGGTTTCTGGGTGTAGTAGGTGAAGAGGAAGTCCTCCACCGGATGTCTGGCGCCGTGCGATCGCCGCTCCAGGTAAGGCTCCGCGAAGCGGGCCACCCGCTCGTGGTGCTGCCGTTCGCGGTCCTGCCACTCCGCCTGGGGGAGACGGGTCAGGAGGCCGGCGCGCATTGTTCCATTATCACCCGGTCGGCCGCTCGTAAACATCCTGTGTAAATTCTGGGAAACACGGCCGAATGTCTCTGTTCAGGGTGTGTTGCCTCGGGTAAGTTTGTGCTCGCCGTGGCGTCTGTGAGCGTTATCACAGGGGTGGGGTCCCATACGGGAGACCACGGCATCGGGGGAACGGCTTCGGCTGGCCCGCACTTTCACGAGAGGCACTACCTTCCTATGACACAACGGAGAAATGCCGGGCAGGGGCGCACCAGCCTGCGCGCCGCCGCGGCGATCGTTCTGGGTCTGCCGCTACTGGTCTCATCAACGGCCGTGGCGCCGGCTGCCTTCGCGGCGCCGGTCCCGGCGACCTCGGTGACGCCGCAGAAGGCGCCCGCCAAGAACCTCGACCCGGCGCAGTACCCGGCCGGCAAGTACATCGTGGTCCTCGCCGACAAGCCGGTCGCCACCTACGAGGGCGGCGTGCAGGGCATCGCCCCGACGAAGCCCCAGCCGGGCAGCAAGCTCGACGCCAAGGCGCCGAACGTCCAGCAGTACTCGGCGTTCCTCGAGACCAAGCAGCAGGAGGTCGCCACCGCGGAGAGCGTCGAGATCGACCGCACCTACACGGCGGCCATCAACGGCTTCGCCGCGGACCTCAGCGCCGACCAGGCCATCGAACTCGCGAAGAGCGACAAGGTCCTCATGGTGGCACCGGACGTGGAGAACGCGCCGGACTACTCCACCATCGACTTCCTCGGCCTCAACGGCAACAAGGGGGCCTGGAAGACGCAGTTCGGCGGCGAGAAGAACGCGGGCAAGGGAACGGTCGTCGGCGTCATCGACACCGGCTATGCCCCCGACAACCCCTTCTTCGCCGGTAAGCCCGTCAAGCCCCTGAAGGGCAACGCCCAGCCCAAGGTCGGCGAGCCCTACCGCACTGCCGACGGCAAGATCGCCATGCTGAAGGCCGACGGCAGCACGTTCACCGGTGACTGCGAGGTCGGCCAGGACTTCGACGGCAGCCTCTGCAACTCGAAGGTCGTCGCAGCGCAGTACTTCGCCGAGGCCTTCGTCTCGACCGTGCCCGCCGCGAACCGCGCGCCCGAGGAAGTCCTCTCCCCGGTGGACATCGACAACCACGGCACGCACACCGCGAGCACCGCCGCCGGCAACGCAGGCATCACCCAGACCGTGGACGGCCGGAACTTCGGTGTCTCCTCCGGTGTGGCTCCCGAGGCGAAGATCTCGGTCTACAAGACCTGCTGGGAGGACGCGGACCCCAACACGGGCGGCTGCTACTCCTCCGCCTCGGTCGACGCCATCAACCAGGCCATCCTCGACGGCGTGGACGTGCTGAACTACTCGATCTCGGGCAGCACGACCACGACGACGGACCCCGTGTCCCTCGCCTTCCTCTCCGCCACCTCGGCGGGCATCTTCGTGGCAGCCTCCGCCGGCAACTCCGGCCCCACGGCCAGCACCGTGAACCACGGCGCCCCGTGGATGACCACGGTCGCCGCGAGCACCTTCAACTACGAACTGCAGGGCACCGCCGAATTCTCGGACGGCACCAAGTACCGCGGCGCGTCCATCATGCGTGCAGGCGTCCCCGCCAGCCCGGTCGTCCTCGCCGCGAACGCGGCGGCGGCCGGTGCGGTCAGCCCGAACCTGTGCGGCCCCAACACCCTGGACCCGGCGAAGGTCGCCGGCAAGATCGTGGTCTGCGACCGCGGCGTCGTCGACCGGACCGCGAAGAGCATCGAGGTCAAGCGCGGCGGCGGCGTGGGCATGATCCTCGTCAACGTCGTCGACTCCTCCACGGACACCGATCAGCACGTGATCCCCACGGTCCACGTCAACGCTCCCGAAGCCCTCGAGCTCAAGGCGAAGGTCGCGGCGAACCCGTCGATCACCGTCGCCCTGCAGCCCACGGACACCACGGGCAAGCCCCTGCCTCCTACCCCGCAGATCGCGGGATTCTCCTCCCGCGGCCCGCTGCTGGCCACTGATTCCGACCTGCTGAAGCCGGACATCACGGCTCCCGGCGTCGCCGTCCTCGCGGGCGTCTCCACGGTCGGGTCCAAGGGTGCGCAGTTCGGGTTCCTCTCGGGGACCTCGATGGCCTCGCCCCACGTCGCGGGCTTCGCCGCGCTGGTCCTCGGCAAGAACCCCGCCTGGTCCCCGGCCGCCGTGAAGTCGGCCATGATGACCACCGCCTACCCGCTGAAGACCGCCACCGGCGGCGTCGAGACCGACGTCCTCGCGGTGGGCGCCGGCCACATCAACCCGGCCACGGTCCTCAGCCCCGGACTGGTCTACGACCAGAGCGTGAACGACTACCTGGGCTTCATCCAGGGCACCGGCGCCCAGCTCGGCATCACGGGTGTCAAGCCCGTCGCCGCGAAGGACACCAACGTGCCGTCCTTCGCCCTCGGGAACCTGACCGGACGCATCGAGGTCACCCGCACGGTCACCGCCGTCACCCCCGGCCTGTACCGCGCGACCGCCAACGTCCCCGGGGTGAAGGTCACCGTCACGCCCGAGATCCTGAACTTCAGTGCAGCGGGCGAGAAGCGCACCTTCAAGGTCTCCTTCGAGAACCAGAGCGCGCCGTCCGGCAGGTTCGCGGCCGGGTCCCTGACCTGGTCCGGCCAGGGCAAGACCGTCACCTCCCCGGTGGCCGTCCGCCCGCAGGCCGTCAAGGCCCCGACCGAGGTGGCCTTCACCTCCCCGGGTCCTGACGGCAGCGGCACCTTCGACGTCACCTCGGGAACCAACACCCCGATCAAGATGACGCTCGACGGTCTGTCCAAGGCGGACTCCACGGCGATCGAACTCGCGGTCAACGCGGAGACCACCAAGGAGGTCACCGTTCCCGCGGGGGCCCCGGTGGCGAAGTTCTCCGTCCTGTCGAGCGACCCCGCGGCCGACTTCGACATGTTCATCGTCAACCCGAACAAGACGGTCACGCAGGTCGCGACCGCCGATGCCAGCGAGACGATCACGATCCCGAACCCGGCGCCGGGCACGTACCAGATCATCGCGAACCTGTACGCCAGCACCGACAACCGGTCGACCGCCGGCACCATCGACGCGGCGATCCTGAAGAGCAACGAGAACAATGCGACGCTGACGCCGAACCCGCTCGCCCTGGCGAACGGCAGCACGGGGAAGGTGAACCTCGCCTGGAAGGGTCTGGAACCCGGCTCCTACGTGGGTCGCGTCACCTACGCCGGCTCCTCGGCCGTGACCTACGTGTCGGTCGTCGTGAACGGTGCGGGGCAGGCCCAGGCCCAGCTGCCCACCGTCAGCCCTGCGGACAAGCTCCCCACGGGCCCGCGGGAAGCGATCACCCCCACCGGGAACAAGTAGCACCCACCGAATGACAAGCACCGAATAGCAAGCACCGAATGACAAGCACCGAATAGCAAGCACCGAATGACAGGCAGAAGGCCGGTGGATCACTGATCCACCGGCCTCCTCCATGTCCGGCGTCGTCCGCCGGCCTGCTTCATCCCACGCCCCGCGGTCGGGGAGCGGGACGGGTCGAACACTCCCGCTCCGCGCGGTCCTGGAGTGGGACGGACGCCCTGCGGCGGCCCCCGGGCGGTAGGTCTAGCGGCCCGTCCCGGCGTACACCGTGGCAGTGGCCTCGCCGTCGAGCTCGAACGCGGCATGCACCGCGCGCACCGCGGCGTCGAGCAGCTCCGCGCCGGTGACGACGGAGATGCGGATCTCCGACGTCGAGATCATGTCGATGTTCACGCCGGCGTCGGACAGGGCGCGGAAGAAGCGGTAGGAGACGCCGGGATTCGAGCGCATGCCGGCGCCGATGAGCGAGAGCTTGCCGATCTTCTCGTTGTAGTCGACCGATTCGAAGCCCACGCGGTCCTGCGCGGCGCCGAGTGCGGCGAGCGCCTCGGCGCCGTCGACGATCGGGAGGGTGAAGGAGATGTCCGTGCGGCCGGACCCGTGCGTGGAGACGTTCTGCACGATCATGTCGATGTTCGTGTTGGCGCCGGCGACGATCCCGAAGATCTCGGCCGCCTTGCCGGGGATGTCGGGCACGCCGACCACGGTGACCTTCGCTTCGGAGCGGTCGTGCGCGACGCCGGAGATGATGGGCTGTTCCAAGGGTTCTCCCTCTTGAATCTTGATCTGGTCGTCGGGGCTGGGGAGCACCCAGGTGCCCTCGTTGTGGCTGAAGGAGGATCGGACGTGCAGGGGGACGCCGAAGCGGCGCGCGTACTCGACGCAGCGCAGGTGCAGGATCTTGGCCCCCGACGCCGCCATCTCGAGCATCTCCTCGCTCGAGATGGTGTCGATCTTCTGCGCGGACGGGACCACCCGGGGATCGGCGGTGTAGACGCCGTCGACGTCCGTGTAGATCTCGCAGACGTCCGCGTCGAGCGCGGCGGCGAGGGCGACGGCGGTGGTGTCCGATCCGCCGCGGCCGAGGGTCGTGATGTCGTTGCTGTCACGGCTCATGCCCTGGAAACCGGCGACGATCGCGACGTCGCCCTTCTCGATGGCCGTCCGGATGCGGTGCGGCGAGACGTCGATGATCCTCGCCTTGCCGT
This window contains:
- a CDS encoding SSI family serine proteinase inhibitor, whose protein sequence is MTSTDPTPTAGRARTAARRALIPLAALTLALAACDQGGPAPEPTDQETSVQSSTPTPDDSAAPGPAPSSPAPSAPSSPAPSAPSSPAPSAPPASTAPPAASTNALLTVSVQQDASSDPVQYVLECVDGVSGPASTHPNADAACATVARLGTAFFTARPNKDVVCTQQYGGPQTGSITGEIDGTSVAGAFALTDGCQISRWTSVQDLLGAPGGQ
- a CDS encoding 3-methyladenine DNA glycosylase codes for the protein MRAGLLTRLPQAEWQDRERQHHERVARFAEPYLERRSHGARHPVEDFLFTYYTQKPGQLMRWHPGAAVVLTGPAALERVGWKYYATDDDGVRVDARRFAAERREAIDFARLILARTAARPAQFGCFGLHEWAMAYRSAVNGVRHEYLQLRLGADGTDGVVDSARIRCTHFDAFRFYTPEAVPLNEYAPTRRTQRDLEQPGCLHANMDLYKWAYKLTPLLPSEIVMDCFELSWRIRTMDMRASPYDLADWGYTPIAIETAEGKAEYVQLQRGFAEESQALRTRLLGLLDAALDTP
- a CDS encoding S8 family peptidase; this encodes MTQRRNAGQGRTSLRAAAAIVLGLPLLVSSTAVAPAAFAAPVPATSVTPQKAPAKNLDPAQYPAGKYIVVLADKPVATYEGGVQGIAPTKPQPGSKLDAKAPNVQQYSAFLETKQQEVATAESVEIDRTYTAAINGFAADLSADQAIELAKSDKVLMVAPDVENAPDYSTIDFLGLNGNKGAWKTQFGGEKNAGKGTVVGVIDTGYAPDNPFFAGKPVKPLKGNAQPKVGEPYRTADGKIAMLKADGSTFTGDCEVGQDFDGSLCNSKVVAAQYFAEAFVSTVPAANRAPEEVLSPVDIDNHGTHTASTAAGNAGITQTVDGRNFGVSSGVAPEAKISVYKTCWEDADPNTGGCYSSASVDAINQAILDGVDVLNYSISGSTTTTTDPVSLAFLSATSAGIFVAASAGNSGPTASTVNHGAPWMTTVAASTFNYELQGTAEFSDGTKYRGASIMRAGVPASPVVLAANAAAAGAVSPNLCGPNTLDPAKVAGKIVVCDRGVVDRTAKSIEVKRGGGVGMILVNVVDSSTDTDQHVIPTVHVNAPEALELKAKVAANPSITVALQPTDTTGKPLPPTPQIAGFSSRGPLLATDSDLLKPDITAPGVAVLAGVSTVGSKGAQFGFLSGTSMASPHVAGFAALVLGKNPAWSPAAVKSAMMTTAYPLKTATGGVETDVLAVGAGHINPATVLSPGLVYDQSVNDYLGFIQGTGAQLGITGVKPVAAKDTNVPSFALGNLTGRIEVTRTVTAVTPGLYRATANVPGVKVTVTPEILNFSAAGEKRTFKVSFENQSAPSGRFAAGSLTWSGQGKTVTSPVAVRPQAVKAPTEVAFTSPGPDGSGTFDVTSGTNTPIKMTLDGLSKADSTAIELAVNAETTKEVTVPAGAPVAKFSVLSSDPAADFDMFIVNPNKTVTQVATADASETITIPNPAPGTYQIIANLYASTDNRSTAGTIDAAILKSNENNATLTPNPLALANGSTGKVNLAWKGLEPGSYVGRVTYAGSSAVTYVSVVVNGAGQAQAQLPTVSPADKLPTGPREAITPTGNK
- a CDS encoding aspartate kinase, giving the protein MSLIVQKFGGSSVADADGIKRVARRVVDTQAAGHQVVVVVSAMGDSTDELLDLAGQVSPTSSDAREMDMLLSAGERISMALLAMAIHATGASAQSFTGSQAGMITDAIHGKARIIDVSPHRIRTAIEKGDVAIVAGFQGMSRDSNDITTLGRGGSDTTAVALAAALDADVCEIYTDVDGVYTADPRVVPSAQKIDTISSEEMLEMAASGAKILHLRCVEYARRFGVPLHVRSSFSHNEGTWVLPSPDDQIKIQEGEPLEQPIISGVAHDRSEAKVTVVGVPDIPGKAAEIFGIVAGANTNIDMIVQNVSTHGSGRTDISFTLPIVDGAEALAALGAAQDRVGFESVDYNEKIGKLSLIGAGMRSNPGVSYRFFRALSDAGVNIDMISTSEIRISVVTGAELLDAAVRAVHAAFELDGEATATVYAGTGR